A stretch of the Malus domestica chromosome 08, GDT2T_hap1 genome encodes the following:
- the LOC103441620 gene encoding vacuolar protein sorting-associated protein 9A-like, with translation MENADVFLGLHDFLERMRQPSAADFVKSIKSFIVSFTNNAPDPEGDSAAVQDFFARMEIDFRAHPLWAGCSEEELDSAGEGLEKYVMTKLFPRVFASLPDDVKLDEQLYEKMALVQQFIRPENLDIKPTFQNETSWLLAQKELQKINMYKAPRDKLVCILNCCKVINNLLMNASVASNENPPGADEFLPVLIYVTLKANPPQLHSNLLYIQRYRRQSRLVGEASYFFTNMLSVESFISNIDANAISLDESEYDKNMETARALLSGLSTDLDGQYTQSSPFAGYVHRSESMETRHQPPNANKDPAAQSKSSETKSRGKKIPNAKDNSPYSKIPSLSDLENKGAAVLVNNDQAGQVFQEYPYLFVNVGDLTINDVEDLLNNYKQLAFKYVCLSKGLGVTAPSLPYNLHTEFHQHTETAKQQERSRAVEQNDETSDDTDKKDDGLKEPFIDVENLESRLSQDRAAAPQSGSHEESSQ, from the exons ATGGAGAACGCCGACGTGTTCTTAGGACTGCACGACTTTCTGGAACGCATGCGTCAACCGTCGGCCGCTGATTTCGTCAAGTCCATAAAAAG TTTCATAGTGTCGTTTACGAACAATGCTCCTGATCCTGAGGGGGACAGCGCTGCAGTGCAGGACTTCTTTGCCCGGATGGAAATTGATTTCAGGGCTCATCCACTTTGGGCGGGCTGTTCAGAGGAGGAGCTCGACAGTGCCGGCGAA GGACTGGAGAAGTATGTTATGACGAAGTTGTTTCCTCGCGTATTTGCTTCGCTTCCAGATGATGTAAAACTTGATGAGCAACTGTATGAGAAGATGGCTTTAGTACAACAGTTTATTCGGCCGGAAAATTTGGATATCAAGCCCACCTTTCAAAATGAGACTTCATGGCTG CTTGCACAAAAAGAACTGCAAAAGATCAATATGTATAAGGCACCGAGGGATAAGCTTGTGTGTATCCTCAATTGTTGCAAGGTTATCAATAACTTGCTGATGAATGCTTCTGTTGCTTCCAATGAGAATCCCCCTGGAGCTGATGAATTTCTTCCAGTCCTAATTTATGTTACTTTAAAG GCAAACCCTCCACAACTGCACTCAAATTTATTGTATATACAAAGATACAGGCGACAATCTCGATTAGTTGGTGAAGCATCCTATTTTTTCACAAATATGCTCTCTGTTgagtccttcatctcaaatatAGATGCAAATGCTATTTCACTGGATGAATCTGAGTACGACAAGAACATGGAAACTGCTCGAGCACTTCTTTCAGGACTTTCAACTGATTTGGATGGTCAGTATACTCAAAGCAGTCCATTTGCAGGATATGTACATAGATCAGAATCTATGGAAACCAGACATCAACCTCCAAATGCCAACAAGGACCCAGCAGCACAGTCCAAATCTTCAGAAACAAAATCCCGAGGGAAGAAGATACCCAATGCAAAGGATAACTCACCCTATTCAAAAATTCCATCTCTTTCAGATTTGGAGAATAAGGGTGCAGCTGTCCTTGTAAACAACGATCAGGCGGGCCAGGTTTTCCAGGAATATCCATACTTGTTTGTGAATGTTGGGGACCTAACCATCAATGATGTAGAGGACCTTCTTAATAATTACAAGCAACTTGCATTCAAATATGTTTGTCTTTCCAAAGGGTTAGGCGTTACTGCTCCATCTCTTCCTTACAATTTGCATACAGAGTTCCACCAGCATACTGAAACGGCAAAGCAACAGGAACGCTCTAGAGCTGTAGAGCAGAATGATGAGACGTCAGATGACACTGATAAGAAGGATGATGGATTAAAGGAGCCCTTTATTGATGTCGAAAACTTGGAATCTAGATTGTCACAGGATCGAGCCGCTGCACCACAGAGTGGTTCACATGAGGAGTCCTCTCAGTAG